From the genome of Helicobacter pylori, one region includes:
- the thrB gene encoding homoserine kinase, translated as MVVSVPATSANLGPGFDCLGLSLNLRNRFFIEPSNFHAVKLVGEGEGILKFLTNNIFTKVFYEILKKHGNDGSFKFLLHNKVPITRGMGSSSAMIVGAVASAFAFLGFAFDRENIVNTALIYENHPDNITPAVFGGYNAAFVEKKKVVSLKTKIPSFLKAVMVIPNRAISTKQSRHLLPKRYSVQESVFNLSHASLMTMAIMQGKWDLLRCCSKDRMHQHKRMQTYPVLFAIQKLALENNALMSTLSGSGSSFFNMCYEEDAPKLKQVLSKKFPKFRVAVLDFDNDGVLIEKD; from the coding sequence TTGGTAGTGAGTGTTCCTGCAACAAGTGCGAATTTGGGCCCTGGTTTTGATTGCTTGGGTTTGAGCTTGAATTTACGCAATCGTTTTTTTATTGAGCCTAGCAATTTTCATGCGGTGAAATTGGTTGGGGAGGGTGAAGGGATCCTTAAGTTTTTAACCAACAATATTTTCACTAAAGTTTTTTATGAGATTTTAAAAAAGCATGGGAATGACGGCTCATTTAAATTTTTATTGCATAATAAAGTCCCTATTACAAGGGGCATGGGGTCTAGCTCGGCGATGATTGTGGGGGCGGTCGCTTCAGCATTTGCGTTTTTAGGGTTTGCTTTTGATAGAGAAAACATTGTCAATACCGCTTTAATTTATGAAAACCATCCGGATAATATCACCCCGGCGGTGTTTGGGGGGTATAATGCAGCGTTTGTGGAAAAAAAGAAAGTGGTAAGTTTAAAAACCAAAATCCCTTCTTTTTTAAAAGCGGTGATGGTGATCCCTAATAGAGCCATTTCTACCAAACAATCGCGCCATCTCTTGCCTAAGCGTTACAGCGTGCAAGAAAGCGTGTTTAACCTTTCGCATGCGAGTTTGATGACGATGGCGATTATGCAGGGGAAGTGGGATTTATTGCGTTGTTGCTCTAAAGACAGGATGCATCAACATAAGCGCATGCAAACTTATCCTGTGTTGTTTGCGATCCAAAAGCTCGCTTTAGAAAATAACGCCTTAATGAGCACGCTTTCAGGGAGCGGTTCGTCGTTTTTTAACATGTGTTATGAAGAGGACGCCCCTAAATTAAAGCAAGTTTTGAGCAAGAAATTCCCTAAATTTAGGGTAGCGGTTTTAGATTTTGATAATGATGGAGTCCTTATTGAGAAAGACTGA
- the rbfA gene encoding 30S ribosome-binding factor RbfA, with product MNAHKERLESNLLELLQEALAGLNDSELNSLSVTKVECSKGKHHAFVFVLSQDHKILSKLKKAEGLIRQFVLQSSGWFKCPKLSFVSDNSLEKQLRLDALFNEIAKGKDND from the coding sequence ATGAACGCTCATAAAGAACGCTTAGAATCCAATCTTTTAGAATTATTACAAGAGGCTTTAGCGGGTTTGAACGACAGCGAGTTGAATTCTTTAAGCGTTACTAAAGTGGAATGCTCTAAAGGGAAGCACCACGCTTTTGTGTTTGTGCTTTCACAAGATCATAAAATCCTTTCTAAATTAAAAAAAGCTGAGGGTTTGATCAGGCAGTTTGTTTTGCAATCGAGCGGGTGGTTTAAATGCCCAAAACTCAGTTTTGTTTCAGACAATAGCTTAGAAAAGCAGCTCCGATTAGACGCCCTATTTAATGAAATCGCTAAAGGGAAAGATAATGACTAA
- a CDS encoding M23 family metallopeptidase, whose product MELRFKILALVVLILGGYLIFNALITKPKALSFSLSSKEDALNDNDEALFWDLKKPIKIKIVAPKGIKRYDLKVTTQDDLVLYEKKNLVLDKPKSLEVPLIKPEIMGLEDKCLLYEIQANDWSYANFFNGNKASFKQEVCIDTIKPSIAILSRSPSIAYGGSAIVVFEALDKNLSQAFVCIKKKNFEAFRLLEFKQRNVFIALVPWSYEDKDFKAFIVAKDKAYNSNTTPLLFKRKTHRLREKDIDLSALKDKIVKQEKFQNYAEQTLLERFSKMHSKDLEKIQKIALERGGFYKDFSHFQALKPLNGSFKTISNFLEDRRILKDNQVLFQFPHLGVDLIPGKDLSLAFDLSVNRVFKGELDFYGNSLINCYGLGLCVFLAHLKDDESVGSSGLKLGSGLHLGMLLQGVFVRPNEWLNEPWIKTNITTPIEQAKRLLMKG is encoded by the coding sequence TTGGAGTTAAGGTTTAAAATTTTAGCGTTAGTCGTTTTAATTTTAGGGGGTTATTTGATTTTTAACGCTTTAATCACAAAACCCAAAGCTTTAAGTTTTAGTTTAAGTAGCAAAGAGGATGCGCTTAATGACAATGATGAAGCGCTTTTTTGGGATTTAAAAAAACCCATTAAGATTAAAATAGTAGCCCCAAAGGGAATCAAACGCTATGATCTAAAGGTAACCACACAAGATGATTTGGTCTTATATGAAAAAAAAAATCTAGTATTGGATAAACCCAAGTCTTTAGAAGTGCCTTTGATCAAGCCTGAAATCATGGGGCTAGAAGACAAGTGCCTTTTGTATGAAATTCAAGCTAATGATTGGAGCTATGCTAATTTTTTCAATGGCAATAAGGCGTCTTTCAAACAAGAAGTGTGTATTGATACGATAAAACCCTCAATCGCTATTTTATCTCGATCCCCAAGCATCGCTTATGGAGGGAGCGCGATAGTTGTCTTTGAAGCTTTGGATAAGAATTTGTCTCAAGCGTTTGTGTGCATCAAAAAAAAGAATTTTGAAGCTTTCAGGCTTTTAGAATTCAAACAGCGTAATGTTTTTATCGCTTTAGTGCCTTGGTCTTATGAGGATAAGGATTTTAAGGCGTTCATTGTCGCTAAAGATAAAGCCTATAACTCTAATACCACCCCTTTATTGTTCAAGCGAAAAACCCATCGTTTGAGGGAAAAAGATATAGACTTAAGCGCCTTAAAAGATAAGATTGTAAAGCAAGAAAAATTTCAAAACTACGCTGAACAAACTTTATTAGAAAGATTTTCCAAAATGCACTCTAAAGATTTAGAAAAAATCCAAAAGATCGCTTTAGAGCGAGGGGGTTTTTATAAGGATTTTTCTCATTTTCAAGCGCTAAAACCCTTGAACGGGTCTTTTAAAACGATAAGCAATTTTTTAGAAGATCGGCGTATCTTAAAAGATAATCAGGTGTTGTTCCAATTTCCGCATTTAGGGGTGGATTTGATACCTGGCAAGGATTTATCTTTAGCGTTTGATTTATCTGTGAATAGGGTTTTTAAGGGGGAGTTAGACTTTTATGGTAATAGTTTAATCAATTGCTATGGACTAGGTTTGTGCGTTTTTTTAGCCCATTTAAAAGATGATGAAAGCGTGGGGAGTAGTGGTTTGAAATTAGGGAGCGGGTTGCATTTAGGGATGCTTTTGCAAGGGGTTTTTGTGCGGCCTAATGAATGGCTTAATGAGCCATGGATAAAAACCAATATCACCACCCCCATAGAGCAAGCCAAACGGCTTTTAATGAAAGGATAG
- a CDS encoding outer membrane beta-barrel protein, whose product MLKFKYGLIYIALILGLQATDYDNLEEENQQLDEKINNLKQQLTEKGVSPKEMDKDKFEEEYIDRSYPKISSKKKEKLLKSFSIADDKSGVFLGGGYAYGELNLSYQGEMLDRYGANAPSAFKNNININAPVSMISAKFGYQKYFVPYFGTRFYGDLLLGGGALKENAFKQPVGSFFYVLGAVNTDLLFDMPLDFKTKKHFLGVYAGFGIGLMLYQDKPNQNGRNLVVGGYSSPNFLWKSLIEVDYTFNVGVSLTLYRKHRLEIGTKLPISYLRMGVEEGAIYQNKEEDDERLLISANNQFKRSSFLLVNYAFIF is encoded by the coding sequence ATGTTGAAATTTAAATATGGTTTGATTTATATCGCACTCATACTGGGACTTCAAGCGACAGATTATGACAATTTAGAAGAAGAAAACCAACAATTAGACGAAAAAATAAACAATTTAAAGCAACAGCTCACCGAAAAAGGGGTTTCGCCCAAAGAGATGGATAAGGATAAGTTTGAAGAAGAATATATTGATCGATCTTATCCTAAAATTTCCTCCAAAAAAAAAGAGAAATTGCTCAAATCTTTTTCCATAGCCGATGATAAGAGTGGGGTTTTTTTAGGGGGTGGGTATGCTTATGGGGAACTTAACTTGTCTTATCAAGGGGAAATGTTAGACAGATATGGTGCGAATGCCCCTAGCGCGTTTAAAAACAATATCAATATTAACGCTCCTGTTTCTATGATTAGCGCTAAATTCGGGTATCAAAAATACTTTGTGCCTTATTTTGGGACACGATTTTATGGGGATTTATTGCTTGGAGGTGGGGCGTTAAAAGAGAATGCATTTAAGCAACCTGTAGGCTCGTTTTTTTATGTTTTAGGGGCTGTCAATACCGATTTATTGTTTGATATGCCTTTAGATTTTAAAACTAAAAAGCATTTCTTAGGCGTTTATGCGGGTTTTGGGATAGGGCTTATGCTCTATCAAGACAAGCCTAATCAAAACGGGAGGAATTTGGTAGTGGGGGGCTATTCAAGCCCTAATTTTTTATGGAAATCTTTGATTGAAGTGGATTACACTTTTAATGTGGGCGTGAGTTTAACGCTTTATAGGAAACACCGCTTAGAGATTGGCACAAAATTACCGATTAGCTATTTGAGAATGGGAGTGGAAGAGGGAGCGATTTATCAAAATAAAGAAGAAGATGATGAGCGTTTGTTGATTTCGGCTAACAACCAGTTCAAGCGATCTAGTTTTTTATTAGTGAATTATGCGTTTATTTTTTAA
- a CDS encoding DUF448 domain-containing protein — MRKTEIKIRMCVACRMRQPQKDLLRLKSFENQIMEFDGKGRSFYVCENCLKNGEKKLLKAVSKIKNAPKDTKNIITWIKERSIA; from the coding sequence TTGAGAAAGACTGAAATTAAAATCCGCATGTGTGTGGCGTGCAGAATGCGTCAACCTCAAAAGGATTTGTTGCGTTTGAAAAGCTTTGAAAATCAAATCATGGAATTTGATGGCAAAGGTCGTAGTTTTTATGTGTGTGAAAATTGTTTGAAAAATGGAGAAAAAAAGTTGTTGAAAGCGGTTTCAAAAATAAAGAATGCCCCAAAAGATACCAAAAATATCATTACTTGGATTAAGGAGAGAAGCATAGCATGA
- the rimP gene encoding ribosome maturation factor RimP: protein MTKKIEEKIEGVIESLGYLLYDVSLIKENEQHVLRVSLKNPNGAVSLDICQQVSEIISPLLDVCDFIQDAYILEVSSMGLERTLKTPKHFKLSLGEKVGVKLINKESFQAVLKDANDLSADFELEDHTIKSVEYKDLKKVKTLFEW, encoded by the coding sequence ATGACTAAAAAAATAGAAGAGAAAATAGAGGGCGTGATTGAAAGTTTGGGTTATTTGCTTTATGATGTGAGTTTGATTAAAGAAAATGAGCAGCATGTTTTAAGGGTGAGTCTTAAAAACCCTAATGGAGCGGTTAGTTTGGATATTTGCCAGCAAGTGAGCGAGATTATTTCGCCCTTATTAGATGTGTGCGATTTTATTCAGGACGCTTATATTTTGGAAGTGAGCTCTATGGGGTTAGAAAGAACGCTTAAAACCCCCAAACACTTCAAGCTTTCTTTAGGCGAAAAAGTGGGAGTCAAACTCATCAATAAAGAAAGCTTTCAAGCTGTCCTTAAAGACGCTAACGATTTGAGTGCGGATTTTGAATTAGAGGATCACACCATCAAAAGCGTGGAGTATAAAGATTTAAAGAAAGTTAAAACGCTTTTTGAGTGGTGA
- the hsrA gene encoding response regulator-like transcription factor HsrA, translating to MRVLLIEKNSVLGGEIEKGLNVKGFMADVTESLEDGEYLMDIRNYDLVMVSDKNALSFISRIKEKHSSIVVLVSSDNPTSEEEVQAFEQGADDYIAKPYRSIKALVARIEARLRFWGSNVIEIGDLTISPDEEKIIYKGREVEVKGKPFEVLTHLARHRDQIVSKEQLLDAIWEEPEMVTPNVIEVAINQIRQKMDKPLGISTVETVRRRGYRFCYPKPVCEE from the coding sequence ATGCGTGTTCTACTGATTGAAAAAAATTCTGTTTTGGGTGGAGAAATTGAAAAGGGCTTAAATGTTAAAGGCTTTATGGCTGATGTAACGGAGAGTTTAGAGGATGGGGAATACCTTATGGATATTAGGAATTATGACTTAGTTATGGTTAGCGATAAAAATGCTTTAAGTTTTATTTCTAGAATCAAGGAAAAGCATTCTTCCATTGTTGTTTTAGTTTCTTCTGATAACCCTACAAGCGAGGAAGAAGTCCAAGCGTTTGAGCAAGGTGCGGACGATTATATCGCTAAGCCTTATCGCAGCATTAAGGCTTTAGTCGCAAGGATTGAGGCTCGTTTGAGGTTTTGGGGCTCTAATGTGATTGAAATTGGGGATTTGACCATTAGCCCTGATGAAGAAAAGATTATTTACAAGGGGCGTGAAGTTGAGGTTAAAGGGAAGCCTTTTGAAGTGCTTACCCATCTTGCCAGACATAGGGATCAAATCGTCTCCAAAGAACAGCTTTTAGACGCTATTTGGGAAGAGCCTGAAATGGTTACCCCTAATGTCATTGAAGTGGCTATCAATCAAATCCGCCAAAAAATGGATAAACCCTTGGGGATTTCCACGGTTGAAACCGTAAGGCGCAGAGGCTATCGTTTTTGTTACCCAAAACCGGTGTGTGAAGAATAA
- a CDS encoding metallophosphoesterase: MLISIAFLLVLCLLNYSSFRMLKSFLTLKKVSQYTYLGFFILLSVGEAAFAFYRNTMPSHWFVLTSACSFVSFIVFIFSLSFYGFSYSIEKIGFLHSRRKSLKNFLKLGFYLALLGYFWRGFYEGLARPKIKETPIYLDKLDKELKIILLTDMHVGSLLQKDFVDYIVEEVNQKEVDMVLIGGDLVDENIEKVKSFLLPLNNLKSTHGTFYVPGNHEYYHGIEPILSFLDTLNLTILGNECVHLGGINLCGVYDYFARKHQNFAPDIDKALKKRNESKPTILLAHQPKQIRSVKESHFVDLVLSGHTHAGQIFPFSLLVKLAQTYLYGLYKHSDTTQIYVSSGAGYWGVPLRFLAPSEIAYLRLLPKNQS; encoded by the coding sequence ATGCTGATCTCCATAGCGTTTTTATTGGTTTTGTGCCTTTTGAATTATAGTTCTTTTAGGATGTTAAAATCGTTTTTAACCTTAAAGAAAGTCTCTCAATACACTTATTTAGGGTTTTTTATCCTTTTGAGTGTGGGCGAGGCGGCTTTTGCTTTTTATAGAAATACCATGCCTAGCCATTGGTTTGTTTTGACTTCGGCGTGTTCGTTTGTATCTTTTATTGTGTTTATTTTTTCTTTAAGTTTTTACGGGTTTTCCTACTCTATAGAAAAAATAGGTTTTTTGCATTCAAGGCGTAAAAGTTTAAAAAACTTTTTAAAATTGGGGTTTTATCTGGCGTTATTAGGGTATTTTTGGCGCGGGTTTTATGAAGGATTAGCCCGCCCTAAAATCAAAGAAACCCCTATTTATTTGGATAAGCTGGATAAAGAATTAAAGATTATTTTACTCACAGACATGCATGTGGGTAGTTTGTTGCAAAAAGATTTTGTTGATTACATTGTAGAAGAAGTCAATCAAAAAGAAGTGGATATGGTGCTGATTGGGGGGGATTTAGTGGATGAAAACATTGAAAAAGTCAAATCTTTTTTACTGCCCTTAAACAACCTTAAAAGCACGCATGGCACTTTTTATGTGCCAGGAAATCATGAGTATTATCATGGCATAGAGCCGATTTTATCGTTTCTTGACACGCTTAATTTAACGATTTTAGGGAATGAGTGCGTGCATTTAGGGGGGATCAATTTGTGCGGCGTGTATGATTATTTCGCACGAAAGCATCAAAATTTTGCCCCTGATATTGATAAAGCTTTAAAAAAGCGCAATGAGAGTAAGCCCACGATCCTTTTAGCCCACCAGCCCAAACAAATTAGAAGCGTCAAAGAAAGCCACTTTGTAGATTTAGTGCTTTCAGGGCATACCCATGCAGGGCAAATCTTTCCCTTTAGCCTTTTAGTCAAGTTAGCGCAAACTTATTTATATGGTTTATACAAGCACAGCGACACCACTCAAATTTATGTGAGCAGTGGGGCAGGGTATTGGGGTGTTCCTTTAAGGTTTTTAGCCCCTAGCGAGATCGCATACCTTAGGCTTTTACCTAAAAATCAATCTTGA
- the lpxC gene encoding UDP-3-O-acyl-N-acetylglucosamine deacetylase, with product MKQTTINHSVELVGIGLHKGVPVKLVLEPLEENQGIVFYRSDLGVKLPLKPENIVDTKMATVLGRDNARISTIEHLLSAIHAYGIDNLKISVDNEEIPIMDGSALTYCMLLDEAGIRELDAPKKVMEIKQVVEVREGNKFVKIEPDSQLSLNFTIDFNHPVIAKQAHHFVFSKTAYKEQVAKARTFGFLQEVNYLRSIGLAKGGSLNNCIVLDENSILNKEGLRCEKEFVYHKILDAMGDLMVLGMPVMGKYTSFSGSHKLNSMLVKAILADAKNYEVLIATDLAKEFALQKAFA from the coding sequence ATGAAGCAAACAACCATTAACCACTCTGTGGAATTAGTAGGGATAGGCTTGCACAAGGGCGTTCCTGTGAAGCTTGTTTTAGAGCCTTTAGAAGAAAATCAGGGCATTGTTTTTTACCGCTCTGATTTGGGCGTGAAACTCCCCTTAAAGCCTGAAAATATCGTGGATACCAAAATGGCAACCGTGTTGGGTAGGGATAATGCTAGAATTTCTACGATTGAGCATTTGCTTTCAGCTATCCATGCGTATGGCATTGACAACCTTAAGATCTCTGTGGATAACGAAGAAATCCCTATCATGGATGGGAGTGCTTTGACTTATTGCATGCTTTTAGATGAAGCAGGGATTAGAGAATTAGACGCTCCTAAAAAGGTGATGGAAATCAAGCAAGTCGTTGAAGTTAGAGAGGGCAATAAATTTGTTAAAATTGAGCCAGACAGCCAACTTTCTTTGAATTTCACGATTGATTTTAACCATCCGGTTATTGCTAAGCAAGCCCATCATTTCGTCTTTAGCAAGACCGCTTACAAAGAGCAAGTCGCTAAAGCTCGCACCTTTGGGTTTTTGCAAGAAGTGAATTACTTGCGATCCATTGGTTTGGCTAAAGGGGGGAGCTTGAATAATTGCATCGTGTTGGATGAAAACAGCATTTTGAATAAAGAGGGTTTGAGGTGCGAAAAGGAATTCGTGTACCATAAGATTTTAGACGCTATGGGGGATCTAATGGTTTTAGGCATGCCTGTGATGGGTAAATACACTTCTTTTTCAGGGAGTCATAAGCTCAATTCCATGTTGGTTAAAGCCATTTTGGCGGACGCTAAAAATTACGAAGTTTTGATCGCTACAGATCTAGCTAAGGAATTTGCGTTGCAAAAGGCTTTCGCTTAA
- the minC gene encoding septum site-determining protein MinC, whose protein sequence is MLKTNQKNVHAFEIEKQEPEAVIGFLEKNHALLQYFLIIFKYDIEPEIKAILYKHQLLFLETNRPLNGRHIKTMSIKEETNHPTPNHSKTEPKTTIYERHIRSGEEIYSANHLIFLGNIHNGAKIISEGCVSVYGVCEGAIVCFGECLILKEVRSAQIVFQNKILSLKEVERLLVNKNIKIITKNDDILDIKEVL, encoded by the coding sequence ATGTTAAAAACGAATCAAAAAAATGTGCATGCGTTTGAAATTGAAAAGCAAGAGCCTGAAGCGGTCATAGGATTTTTAGAAAAAAACCATGCCCTTTTGCAGTATTTTCTTATTATATTTAAATATGATATTGAACCAGAAATCAAAGCCATTTTGTACAAACACCAGCTTTTGTTTTTAGAAACGAATCGCCCTTTAAACGGGCGTCATATCAAAACCATGTCTATAAAAGAAGAAACCAATCATCCAACACCCAATCATTCTAAAACAGAACCTAAAACAACGATTTATGAGCGCCATATCAGGAGTGGGGAAGAGATTTATAGCGCTAATCATCTGATTTTTTTGGGTAATATCCACAATGGAGCCAAGATTATTTCAGAGGGCTGTGTGTCGGTTTATGGGGTTTGCGAAGGGGCGATCGTGTGCTTTGGAGAGTGCTTGATTTTGAAAGAAGTTAGGAGTGCTCAAATCGTTTTTCAAAATAAAATTTTATCTCTAAAAGAGGTTGAACGGCTTTTGGTAAATAAAAATATTAAAATAATCACTAAAAATGACGATATACTAGACATAAAGGAAGTATTATGA
- the infB gene encoding translation initiation factor IF-2, with protein sequence MSGMVDLKEFLAELGKTQKELKNVIGQAKDIGLELKTNSKMTPEQAGKLYKYIVDGIKEQIQANKPTKNPEQDNKDGLNTAATPKPLNKKVSKTPKKEETKSQPKPKKTKEKKKESPVPIAKKKGGIEIVNTFENQMPPVENTPKMVSHSQIEKAKQKLQEIQKSREALNKLTQSNTNNANSTNNASNTKKEISEVKKQEQEIKRHENIKRRTGFRVIKRNDETENETENSVNESKKPTQSAAAIFEDIKKEWQEKDKQEAKKAKKPSKPKPTPIAKNNKSHKIDFSDARDFKGNDIYDDETDEILLFDLHEQDDFNKEEEKETRQNINDRVRVQRKNPWMNESGIKRQSKKKRAFRNDNSQKVIQSTISIPEEVRVYEFAQKANLNLADVIKTLFNLGLMVTKNDFLDKDSIEILAEEFHLEISVQNTLEEFEVEEVLEGVKKERPPVVTIMGHVDHGKTSLLDKIRDKRVAHTEAGGITQHIGAYMVEKNGKWVSFIDTPGHEAFSQMRNRGAQVTDIAVIVIAADDGVKQQTIEALEHAKAANVPVIFAMNKMDKPNVNPDKLKAECAELGYNPVDWGGEYEFIPVSAKTGDGIDNLLETILIQADIMELKAIEEGSARAVVLEGSVEKGRGAVATVIVQIGTLSVGDSFFAETAFGKVRTMTDDQGKSIQNLKPSMVALITGLSEVPPAGSVLIGVENDSIARLQAQKRVTYLRQKALSKSTKVSFDELSEMVANKELKNIPVVIKADTQGSLEAIKNSLLELNNEEVAIQVIHSGVGGITENDLSLVSSSEHAVILGFNIRPTGNVKNKAKEYNVSIKTYTVIYALIEEMRSLLLGLMSPIIEEEHTGQAEVRETFNIPKVGTIAGCVVSDGVIARGIKARLIRDGVVIHTGEILSLKRFKDDVKEVSKGYECGIMLDNYNEIKVGDVFETYKEIHKKRTL encoded by the coding sequence ATGAGTGGTATGGTTGATTTAAAAGAATTTTTAGCCGAGCTTGGTAAGACCCAAAAAGAGCTTAAAAATGTGATCGGGCAAGCCAAAGACATTGGTTTAGAGCTTAAGACGAATTCTAAAATGACCCCAGAGCAAGCAGGCAAGCTATACAAATACATTGTGGATGGTATTAAAGAACAAATACAAGCCAATAAACCCACTAAAAATCCTGAACAAGACAATAAAGATGGTTTGAATACGGCCGCAACGCCCAAACCCCTTAACAAAAAGGTTTCCAAAACGCCTAAAAAAGAAGAAACAAAAAGCCAGCCAAAGCCCAAAAAAACTAAAGAAAAGAAAAAAGAATCTCCTGTGCCCATTGCCAAAAAAAAAGGAGGGATAGAGATTGTCAATACTTTTGAAAACCAAATGCCCCCTGTAGAAAACACCCCTAAAATGGTTAGCCACTCTCAAATAGAAAAAGCCAAGCAAAAGCTCCAAGAAATCCAAAAAAGCCGAGAAGCTCTAAACAAGCTCACCCAAAGCAATACTAACAACGCTAACAGCACCAATAACGCTAGCAACACTAAAAAAGAAATCAGCGAAGTTAAAAAGCAAGAGCAAGAGATCAAACGCCATGAAAACATTAAAAGACGCACCGGTTTTAGAGTGATTAAACGCAACGATGAAACAGAAAATGAAACTGAAAACAGCGTAAATGAAAGCAAAAAACCCACTCAAAGTGCTGCGGCTATTTTTGAAGACATTAAAAAAGAATGGCAAGAAAAAGACAAGCAAGAGGCTAAAAAAGCCAAAAAACCAAGTAAGCCTAAACCCACCCCCATAGCCAAAAACAACAAATCCCATAAAATTGATTTTAGCGATGCGAGGGATTTTAAGGGCAATGATATTTATGATGATGAAACCGATGAAATCTTATTGTTTGATTTGCATGAACAAGATGATTTCAATAAGGAAGAAGAAAAAGAAACCCGCCAAAATATCAACGACAGGGTGCGCGTCCAAAGAAAAAACCCTTGGATGAATGAAAGCGGGATCAAACGACAATCCAAGAAAAAGCGCGCATTCCGTAACGATAACAGCCAAAAAGTGATCCAAAGCACGATTTCAATCCCTGAAGAGGTGCGCGTCTATGAATTCGCACAAAAAGCGAATTTGAATCTGGCTGATGTGATTAAAACTCTCTTTAATTTAGGGCTTATGGTAACTAAAAACGACTTTTTGGATAAGGATAGCATAGAAATTTTAGCCGAAGAGTTCCATTTAGAAATTTCTGTTCAAAACACTTTAGAAGAATTTGAAGTAGAAGAAGTGCTAGAGGGGGTGAAAAAAGAGCGCCCACCTGTGGTTACCATCATGGGGCATGTTGATCATGGTAAAACTTCGCTATTAGATAAAATCCGTGATAAAAGAGTCGCTCACACTGAAGCTGGAGGGATCACTCAGCACATTGGCGCTTACATGGTAGAAAAGAATGGTAAGTGGGTGTCTTTCATTGACACCCCAGGGCATGAAGCCTTTAGCCAGATGCGTAATCGTGGGGCTCAAGTTACAGATATTGCAGTGATTGTGATAGCGGCTGATGATGGGGTGAAGCAACAGACTATTGAAGCTTTAGAGCATGCAAAGGCTGCTAATGTGCCTGTGATTTTTGCGATGAATAAAATGGATAAGCCTAATGTGAATCCGGACAAACTCAAAGCCGAATGCGCTGAGCTTGGCTATAACCCTGTGGATTGGGGCGGAGAGTATGAATTTATCCCTGTTTCGGCTAAAACGGGCGATGGTATTGACAATCTATTGGAAACCATTCTTATTCAAGCGGATATTATGGAATTAAAAGCCATAGAAGAGGGCAGCGCTAGAGCGGTTGTTTTAGAAGGAAGCGTGGAAAAAGGGCGTGGGGCAGTAGCCACTGTGATTGTCCAAATCGGGACTTTGAGCGTGGGGGATAGTTTTTTTGCCGAAACGGCGTTTGGTAAGGTAAGAACGATGACTGATGATCAAGGCAAGAGCATTCAAAATTTAAAACCCTCTATGGTGGCTCTCATCACAGGCTTGAGCGAAGTGCCGCCTGCAGGATCGGTTTTAATAGGGGTAGAAAACGATTCTATCGCGCGTTTGCAAGCTCAAAAGAGAGTGACTTATTTGCGCCAAAAAGCGTTGAGCAAAAGCACTAAAGTGTCTTTTGATGAGCTTTCAGAAATGGTCGCTAATAAGGAATTAAAAAATATTCCTGTAGTCATTAAAGCGGATACGCAAGGAAGCTTAGAAGCCATTAAAAACAGCTTGTTAGAGCTTAATAACGAAGAGGTAGCGATTCAAGTGATCCACTCAGGGGTGGGGGGCATTACTGAGAATGATTTGAGCTTAGTCTCTAGCAGTGAGCATGCGGTGATTTTAGGCTTTAATATCCGCCCCACCGGTAATGTGAAAAATAAGGCTAAAGAATACAATGTGAGCATTAAAACTTACACGGTGATTTATGCCTTGATTGAAGAAATGCGATCGCTGTTATTAGGCTTGATGAGTCCTATTATTGAAGAAGAGCATACCGGACAAGCGGAAGTGAGAGAAACCTTTAATATCCCTAAAGTTGGCACGATAGCCGGGTGTGTGGTGAGCGATGGGGTGATCGCTCGTGGCATTAAGGCGCGTTTGATTAGGGATGGCGTGGTGATTCATACAGGCGAAATCCTTTCTTTAAAACGCTTTAAAGATGATGTGAAAGAAGTTTCTAAGGGCTATGAGTGTGGGATCATGTTAGACAATTATAATGAGATTAAAGTGGGCGATGTGTTTGAAACCTATAAAGAAATCCATAAAAAAAGAACCCTCTAA